One genomic segment of Chitinophaga parva includes these proteins:
- a CDS encoding RagB/SusD family nutrient uptake outer membrane protein, protein MKQFVTFTYRSAFIFLLACTLLPACKKFLDVPPQGAITKDEIESDPKAATDLVTGLYNGLWTESLHGFDYIGMTNIASDDGDKGSNPDDSKPDKGALDQLTMDSHVGSINNVWSAYYRVIARGNQVLAVLPLSPATDQVKQQLEGEVRFLRGYLYFNMVRLFGGVPLIDTLPPNEELNNPKYQTRTPAPQLYTAIITDLRYAADHLPIKGNTNVGRATKAAAMGLLAKVYLYQKNYQMAYQLTDSIVKQLVGSYDLLDNYADIWREKGNNSVESIFEVQTGINTACQATIINYVQCQGPRQGGKGGWADLGWGFNTPSQSLLNAYEPGDKREAGTVIFITKTGTVLFDGFRIPGQDSVQNSTYNYKAYHSRTQEQFCGSTDYLPKNMKILRYGEILLIHAEAALALGKGAEADADILRLRTRAGLTGITGVTQEQIWHERRVEMAMEHDRYFDLVRQNAIVPGRAAAAFKADGNKVWTANKNEVFPIPAAQIQLSNGNLEQNPNYQ, encoded by the coding sequence ATGAAACAATTTGTAACATTCACATACCGCAGCGCCTTCATTTTCCTGCTGGCCTGCACACTGCTCCCGGCCTGTAAAAAGTTCCTGGACGTGCCGCCACAAGGCGCTATCACCAAGGATGAAATTGAGTCAGACCCGAAAGCCGCCACAGACCTGGTGACGGGCCTTTACAACGGCCTCTGGACAGAAAGTCTGCATGGATTTGATTATATCGGCATGACCAACATTGCATCAGACGATGGAGACAAAGGCAGTAACCCGGATGATTCCAAACCCGATAAGGGCGCCCTGGACCAGCTTACCATGGACTCGCACGTGGGCAGCATCAACAACGTGTGGTCTGCCTACTACCGCGTAATTGCGCGGGGCAACCAGGTGCTGGCGGTGCTGCCGCTCAGTCCTGCCACAGACCAGGTGAAGCAGCAGCTGGAAGGGGAAGTACGTTTCCTGCGCGGCTATCTTTATTTCAACATGGTGCGCCTGTTTGGGGGCGTGCCCCTCATCGATACCCTGCCGCCCAATGAAGAACTGAACAATCCTAAATACCAGACCCGCACACCCGCACCACAGTTATATACCGCTATCATCACAGACCTGCGCTACGCTGCAGACCACCTGCCCATCAAGGGTAATACCAATGTGGGCCGTGCCACCAAAGCCGCTGCCATGGGACTTTTGGCCAAGGTATATCTCTACCAGAAAAACTACCAGATGGCGTATCAGCTTACAGATTCTATTGTAAAGCAGCTGGTGGGCAGCTACGATCTCCTGGATAATTATGCAGACATCTGGCGGGAGAAAGGAAACAACAGCGTGGAATCTATTTTTGAGGTGCAAACCGGTATTAACACGGCCTGCCAGGCCACCATCATCAATTACGTGCAGTGCCAGGGGCCGCGCCAGGGAGGCAAAGGCGGCTGGGCAGACCTGGGTTGGGGCTTTAACACGCCTTCCCAAAGCCTGCTCAATGCATACGAGCCAGGTGATAAACGCGAAGCCGGTACCGTGATCTTCATTACAAAAACCGGCACCGTGTTGTTTGACGGCTTCCGCATACCCGGCCAGGACTCTGTGCAGAACAGCACGTACAATTACAAGGCTTACCACAGCCGCACCCAGGAGCAGTTTTGCGGCAGCACAGATTACCTGCCCAAGAACATGAAGATCCTGCGCTATGGAGAAATATTGCTCATTCACGCAGAAGCCGCGCTGGCACTAGGTAAGGGGGCGGAGGCAGATGCAGACATCCTGCGCCTGCGCACCCGCGCCGGCCTTACGGGCATCACCGGTGTAACGCAGGAACAGATCTGGCATGAGCGCCGCGTAGAAATGGCCATGGAGCATGATCGTTATTTTGACCTGGTGCGCCAGAATGCCATTGTGCCGGGCCGCGCTGCTGCCGCGTTTAAGGCAGATGGCAACAAAGTGTGGACGGCCAACAAGAACGAGGTGTTCCCCATTCCCGCCGCGCAAATACAGCTGAGTAATGGTAACCTGGAGCAGAACCCGAATTATCAATAA
- a CDS encoding AcvB/VirJ family lysyl-phosphatidylglycerol hydrolase — translation MRYLQILMMTGALLAAAPVMAQQIDQLPAQITPAAHDAGHPIVFYLTGDGGMKKFSSNLLASFAAHNYPTIGLNSLKYFWSKRSNEEAAAAVAALITHYQQVWDRQPVILVGYSFGADVMPFIYTHLPAALQANVKQLILLSPSTSTDLQVHVADMIGKPAKRSLDVPAEINKVSNKPLLLIFGDKEKDFDLKLLSIHNYKYIILPGGHTYDEDANRVSNDIIAHFEER, via the coding sequence ATGAGATACTTGCAAATACTGATGATGACGGGGGCCCTGCTGGCGGCTGCCCCGGTGATGGCACAGCAAATAGACCAACTGCCCGCCCAGATCACGCCGGCGGCCCATGATGCCGGCCATCCCATTGTCTTCTACCTCACTGGCGATGGAGGAATGAAAAAATTCAGCAGCAACCTGCTGGCCAGTTTTGCAGCGCATAACTATCCCACCATCGGGCTTAATTCCCTGAAATATTTCTGGAGCAAGCGGTCCAATGAAGAAGCCGCCGCCGCAGTGGCAGCACTGATCACCCATTACCAGCAGGTATGGGACCGGCAGCCGGTGATCCTGGTGGGCTACTCTTTCGGTGCGGATGTAATGCCTTTTATCTACACCCACCTGCCGGCGGCGCTGCAAGCCAATGTAAAGCAGCTGATATTGCTTTCTCCCAGTACCAGTACAGACCTGCAGGTGCATGTGGCAGACATGATCGGCAAGCCGGCAAAACGCAGCCTGGATGTGCCGGCGGAGATCAATAAGGTCAGTAACAAACCCTTGCTCCTCATTTTTGGCGATAAAGAAAAAGACTTTGACCTCAAGCTGCTGTCCATCCACAATTATAAATACATCATCCTCCCTGGCGGCCACACCTATGATGAAGATGCCAACCGGGTCTCCAATGATATTATTGCACATTTTGAAGAAAGATAA
- a CDS encoding phosphatidylglycerol lysyltransferase domain-containing protein translates to MPINWNIFKSPFFKKLHWKEMLAVLFILLAIYFFRQERHELQSLIPAISGANQSWMLAGIALTGIYILLQALMYVYSFRAVNVRLDIWRSLELFLKRNLISVFLPAGGVSSLAYLPQSLRKGDLHKQEVHQASGIYGFVGILSVFIAGIPVVLFAVLRHPSEHGQSVIGLVSICLILSAVVALVWAIRTKSVLYLWLEKQVPAFAQYVNEISSFNLQKGAFTGTVVISVLIELAGIGHLYIAMLASGVTPSLEAACVGYIVATIFLIVSPFLRGLGAIELSLAYLLSSYGFKDVQALEITLLYRLFEFWLPLLGGLVAFALKGRNLILRLVPPVLIFLLGMVNIFSVLTPPLANRMHILRAYIPGDSIHASNLLVIFMGLVLLVTATFLFRGLRSAWIVALLVSILSAIGHISKALDYEEASLAVITAVTLLATSRHYRVKSNRQLVNIGVITALATFFVVAVFGSIGFYFLNYRHFRIDFTWQQSLLYAFHAFFLLDNDGLRAYTRFGNEFLMGIHVLGVSAWAFLFYTIIRPYLKVAERTNVSQERALFYLSQYGDSVMDYFKVGEDKLLFVSDTLEGFLAYRIANGFAIVLEEPVCKEANKLDLLREFDTQCRKMGLRPAFYRVDEDSTYYFNQLKKKKLLIGQEAILDLNTFTLTGKDKKSLRNGLNSLAAKGFVTTIHRAPQKSGLLQALRQVSDEWLAQYDVKELTFSQGLFDAAVLRQQDIITVTDNEGQVVAFLNIIPDYAPGECTYDLIRKTNDAPGGVMDALLIALIEDARNKGLQFLNLGMVPMSGIEEPQNTAEKVVKFAYENVRLFRHYQGLRDFKEKYATRWLNKYLVYEHDFDLLQLPGALSKVMQP, encoded by the coding sequence ATGCCCATAAACTGGAATATTTTCAAGTCCCCTTTTTTTAAGAAACTGCACTGGAAGGAAATGCTGGCTGTGTTGTTTATCCTGCTGGCCATTTACTTTTTCCGCCAGGAGCGCCACGAACTGCAATCCCTGATCCCTGCTATTTCCGGTGCTAACCAAAGCTGGATGCTGGCCGGCATAGCCCTTACCGGTATTTATATCCTGTTGCAGGCACTCATGTATGTGTACAGTTTCCGCGCCGTGAACGTGCGGCTGGACATCTGGCGCAGCCTGGAGCTTTTCCTGAAACGTAACCTCATTTCCGTATTCCTGCCTGCCGGCGGGGTAAGCTCCCTGGCTTATCTGCCCCAGAGCCTCCGCAAGGGCGACCTGCACAAACAGGAGGTACACCAGGCCTCCGGTATTTATGGATTTGTGGGCATTTTATCCGTGTTCATTGCGGGCATTCCCGTGGTGCTCTTTGCGGTGCTGCGCCACCCCTCGGAGCACGGGCAGTCTGTAATAGGGCTGGTGAGCATCTGCCTTATCTTGTCTGCCGTGGTGGCCCTGGTGTGGGCCATCCGTACCAAAAGTGTTTTGTATCTGTGGCTGGAAAAACAGGTGCCGGCCTTTGCCCAATATGTCAATGAGATTTCTTCCTTTAACCTGCAGAAGGGGGCCTTCACCGGTACGGTGGTGATCTCTGTGCTCATTGAGCTGGCAGGCATCGGGCACCTGTATATCGCCATGCTGGCCTCCGGGGTAACGCCCTCCCTGGAGGCGGCCTGCGTGGGCTACATTGTAGCTACTATTTTCCTCATTGTATCGCCCTTCCTCCGCGGGCTGGGCGCCATTGAGCTCTCATTGGCCTACCTGCTGAGCAGTTACGGTTTCAAGGATGTGCAGGCCCTGGAGATCACCCTGCTTTACCGCCTGTTTGAGTTCTGGCTGCCCCTGCTGGGCGGGCTGGTTGCCTTTGCGCTCAAAGGCCGTAACCTCATCCTGCGCCTGGTGCCGCCAGTGCTCATTTTTTTACTGGGCATGGTCAATATCTTTTCCGTGCTTACCCCACCCCTGGCCAATCGTATGCACATTCTCCGGGCCTATATTCCCGGTGACAGCATTCACGCGTCTAACCTGCTGGTGATCTTTATGGGACTGGTACTGCTGGTCACGGCCACCTTCCTGTTCCGCGGCCTGCGCAGCGCGTGGATCGTGGCATTGCTGGTGTCCATCCTCTCAGCCATAGGCCATATCAGTAAGGCCCTGGATTATGAAGAAGCTTCGCTGGCGGTGATCACGGCGGTAACCCTGCTGGCCACCAGCCGGCACTACCGGGTAAAGAGCAACCGGCAGCTGGTGAATATTGGGGTGATCACGGCGCTGGCCACCTTCTTCGTAGTGGCGGTGTTTGGGTCCATCGGGTTCTATTTCCTGAACTACCGGCATTTTCGCATTGATTTTACCTGGCAGCAATCTTTACTCTACGCATTCCACGCCTTTTTCCTGCTGGATAATGACGGCCTGCGGGCATACACCCGCTTTGGGAACGAGTTTCTCATGGGCATACACGTGCTGGGCGTAAGCGCCTGGGCCTTCCTGTTTTACACCATCATCCGCCCTTACCTGAAGGTGGCGGAGCGTACCAATGTATCGCAGGAAAGAGCCCTGTTCTACCTGAGCCAGTACGGCGATTCCGTGATGGATTATTTTAAGGTAGGGGAAGACAAGCTGCTTTTTGTAAGCGATACCCTGGAAGGTTTCCTGGCTTACCGCATTGCCAATGGGTTTGCCATTGTGCTGGAAGAGCCGGTGTGCAAAGAGGCCAATAAACTGGACCTGCTCCGCGAGTTTGACACCCAATGCCGCAAAATGGGCCTCCGCCCTGCTTTCTACCGGGTAGATGAAGACAGTACCTATTATTTCAACCAGCTGAAGAAGAAAAAACTACTCATAGGCCAGGAAGCCATCCTGGACCTCAACACATTTACCCTGACCGGTAAGGATAAAAAATCCCTGCGCAATGGGCTGAACAGCCTGGCGGCAAAAGGCTTTGTGACCACCATCCACCGGGCACCCCAGAAATCGGGCCTGCTGCAGGCCTTGCGCCAGGTAAGCGATGAATGGCTGGCGCAATATGATGTAAAGGAGCTCACCTTTTCCCAGGGCCTGTTTGATGCGGCGGTGCTGCGCCAGCAGGACATTATCACCGTAACGGACAATGAAGGCCAGGTAGTGGCCTTCCTCAACATCATCCCGGACTATGCCCCCGGCGAGTGCACTTACGACCTGATCCGCAAGACCAACGATGCCCCCGGCGGCGTAATGGACGCCCTGCTGATAGCGCTTATAGAAGACGCCAGGAACAAGGGCCTGCAATTCCTGAACCTGGGCATGGTGCCCATGTCCGGCATTGAAGAGCCGCAGAACACTGCCGAGAAGGTAGTGAAATTTGCATATGAGAATGTGCGCCTTTTCCGCCATTACCAGGGCCTGCGCGATTTCAAGGAGAAATATGCCACCCGCTGGCTCAATAAATACCTGGTATACGAGCACGATTTTGACCTCCTGCAATTGCCGGGGGCCCTGAGTAAGGTGATGCAGCCTTAG
- a CDS encoding glucoamylase family protein, producing the protein MKAFIQKSMATILLVACCITAGTAQINRKKGSTGLKKMKGTEVAIDTALLTLVQHRTFDYFWKFGHPVSGLAPERSTTPDTVTIGGSGFGVMAILVGIERRFITREEGLDRLLKIVNFLVRADHYHGIWAHWLNGTTGKTIPFSRKDDGGDVVETAYMFQGLLAVRQYFTGNSRKEQELRTKIGWLWGDAEWNWYTHDGQDVLYWHWSPNNGWSMNHPIRGYNECLIAYVLAASSQNYPITPRVYHLGWAMSNFFLNGHEYYGIKLPLGFPYGGPLFFSQYSFLGLDPRGLKDQYADYWEQNLHHTLINRQYCIENPHHYPNYGPDCWGLTASDAPDNGYDAFSPTNDHGTITPSAALSAFPYTPAYSMQALNYFYTQKKDQLWKEYGFTDAFNESRNWYDYQYLAIDQGPIVVMIENYRSGLLWKLFMSCPEVQQGLKKLGFTSPAIPQQ; encoded by the coding sequence ATGAAGGCATTCATTCAAAAAAGCATGGCCACCATCCTGTTGGTGGCCTGCTGCATTACCGCAGGCACCGCACAGATCAACCGTAAGAAGGGGAGTACCGGCCTGAAAAAAATGAAGGGTACGGAGGTGGCAATAGACACTGCGTTGCTTACCCTGGTGCAGCACCGCACGTTTGACTATTTCTGGAAATTTGGCCACCCGGTAAGCGGCCTGGCCCCGGAACGTAGCACCACGCCGGACACTGTGACCATAGGCGGTTCCGGCTTTGGGGTAATGGCCATCCTGGTAGGCATTGAGCGCAGGTTCATCACCCGGGAAGAAGGCCTGGACCGCTTACTGAAGATCGTGAACTTCCTGGTGCGGGCAGACCATTACCACGGCATATGGGCGCATTGGCTCAATGGTACTACCGGCAAGACCATTCCCTTTTCCCGGAAAGATGATGGAGGCGATGTGGTGGAAACGGCCTATATGTTCCAGGGCCTGCTGGCCGTGCGCCAGTATTTCACCGGCAACAGCCGCAAGGAACAGGAGCTGCGCACCAAAATAGGCTGGCTCTGGGGCGATGCCGAATGGAACTGGTACACCCATGACGGGCAGGATGTGCTGTACTGGCACTGGTCGCCCAACAACGGGTGGAGCATGAACCATCCTATCCGTGGTTATAACGAGTGCCTCATTGCTTACGTGCTGGCGGCATCTTCCCAGAACTATCCCATCACGCCCCGTGTGTACCACCTGGGCTGGGCTATGAGCAATTTTTTCCTGAACGGGCATGAATATTACGGCATCAAACTGCCACTGGGCTTCCCTTACGGCGGGCCGCTGTTCTTTTCGCAATACTCTTTCCTGGGCCTGGACCCGCGGGGACTGAAGGACCAATATGCAGACTATTGGGAACAGAACCTGCATCATACCCTCATTAACCGGCAGTACTGCATTGAAAATCCTCACCATTATCCTAACTACGGGCCGGATTGCTGGGGCCTCACCGCCAGCGATGCACCGGATAATGGTTACGACGCCTTTTCACCCACCAATGATCATGGCACCATTACCCCTTCTGCCGCATTATCTGCCTTTCCATACACACCCGCATATTCTATGCAGGCTTTGAACTACTTTTATACGCAGAAAAAGGACCAGCTCTGGAAAGAATATGGTTTTACCGATGCCTTCAACGAAAGCCGCAATTGGTACGACTACCAGTACCTGGCCATAGACCAGGGGCCTATCGTGGTGATGATAGAGAACTACCGCAGTGGGTTGCTCTGGAAATTATTTATGTCGTGCCCGGAAGTACAACAGGGACTTAAAAAGCTGGGTTTTACCAGCCCCGCTATACCGCAGCAATAA
- a CDS encoding SusC/RagA family TonB-linked outer membrane protein has translation MRQSLRFGCFLLLAALTGALPLAARPLASHRLAAGSATMAGMHAAMATAFFQAVKITGHVTDAAGAPLPGVTVRVKGTALGAVTAPDGAYAINLPNGSQGAVLQVSYIGYEPQEIPVGGRATVDISLKNSQDKLNEVVVIGYGTQRKRDLTGAISKVQGPELAQQPVQTATQAVQGKVAGVQVISSGQPNQLPQVRVRGTGSALAGVNPLYVVDGVLTDDIRNINNADIVSMDVLKDASAAIYGVRAANGVIIITTKKGKAGKMQINYDGNAGFRQAANIVKLANAQQYTDYLQLSSPGTYAQLDEDRANGLIYSGNQSTDWYNEVLRNAFQMGHNLSLSGGTEKSTFYYSLGYNQEDGVVRTNDFNRLTFRANNDVNISDQWKFSSQLSFSHSGEQAVDVATVLPNASRAAPIVPAKVGNLYGNTSSFGNVGNPILSLDKRDNRLVNNRFLGNVAIDFTPIKSLRFHTAFNADLNYGNNRAYYYQYLNDNNTFSPGGGTQQQPNSSLTVYKGNSLRWVWDNNVTWEEHFDKHHITVLAGTVTEQFTADTLSGSRINVPASKDQWYLNLGDPDRQSTITNGGDKFTRQSFVGRVSYDYAGRYLLSASLRADGSSKFASRWGYFPTVGVGWVLTEEDFLHDSKVLNFLKLRASWGQLGNDNIASNLYTVIGSINVPYFFDNNLQLGTVIQDIKDANLKWEITDQYDVGFEYGFLNNRLNGELDYYSKKTRDAITFVTIPAIFGDPDNQYVTNAATYTNKGFEFSANWSDKIGKDFTYSVGGNITFNTNKVVGLNGGQALLAGGVGQQGYVTRTDNGQPVGSYYVRKVIGIFQNQQEINQYVNKNGDLLQPGAAPGDFKYADLDGSGTIDDNDKYYAGSYQPKCYYGFNVGLGYMGFDLGANFYGNAGNKIYNGRKANRADTRDNIESAFANDRWTTAHPSNSNPALITQSTPASDYFIEKGNFLRLNNLTLGYTFPKEWLQRAHINNLRVYLTSQNLFTIKKYTGFSPEVFGTNPLEAGVDLNAYPTTRTYAFGVNLSF, from the coding sequence ATGAGACAATCGCTACGCTTTGGCTGCTTCCTGCTATTGGCAGCGCTAACGGGCGCTTTGCCCCTTGCCGCCCGCCCGCTGGCAAGCCATCGCCTTGCCGCCGGAAGTGCTACCATGGCGGGTATGCACGCCGCCATGGCCACTGCATTTTTCCAGGCAGTAAAGATCACCGGCCACGTGACCGATGCCGCCGGTGCCCCCCTGCCCGGGGTCACCGTCCGCGTAAAAGGTACCGCACTGGGCGCCGTAACTGCCCCGGATGGCGCCTATGCTATCAACCTGCCCAATGGCAGCCAGGGTGCCGTGCTCCAGGTCAGCTACATTGGGTACGAGCCACAGGAAATACCGGTAGGCGGCCGCGCCACGGTAGACATCTCTCTCAAAAATTCACAGGATAAACTCAACGAAGTGGTGGTGATCGGGTATGGCACCCAGCGCAAACGCGATCTTACCGGCGCCATTTCCAAAGTACAGGGACCGGAACTGGCCCAGCAACCTGTGCAAACCGCTACCCAGGCTGTGCAGGGTAAAGTGGCCGGCGTGCAGGTGATCAGCTCCGGCCAGCCTAACCAGTTACCACAAGTGAGGGTGCGGGGCACCGGCTCCGCCCTCGCCGGCGTAAACCCGCTGTACGTGGTGGATGGCGTGCTGACCGATGATATCCGCAATATCAACAATGCGGACATTGTAAGCATGGATGTGCTGAAAGACGCCTCTGCGGCCATTTACGGCGTACGTGCCGCAAACGGGGTGATCATCATCACCACTAAAAAAGGCAAGGCGGGCAAAATGCAGATCAACTACGATGGCAACGCGGGCTTCCGCCAGGCGGCAAACATTGTGAAGCTGGCTAACGCGCAGCAATACACGGACTACCTCCAGCTCTCATCACCTGGCACCTACGCACAGCTCGATGAAGACCGCGCCAATGGCCTGATCTACAGCGGCAATCAAAGCACAGACTGGTATAACGAAGTGCTGCGCAATGCCTTCCAGATGGGGCACAACCTTTCCCTGAGCGGTGGTACAGAAAAAAGTACATTTTACTATAGCCTGGGTTACAACCAGGAGGATGGCGTTGTGCGGACCAATGATTTTAACCGCCTTACGTTCCGTGCAAACAACGATGTGAATATTTCCGACCAGTGGAAATTCAGTTCCCAGCTTTCCTTCTCCCACAGCGGGGAGCAGGCTGTGGATGTAGCTACCGTGCTGCCCAACGCATCGCGCGCTGCGCCCATTGTGCCCGCAAAAGTGGGCAACCTGTATGGCAATACCTCTTCCTTCGGTAACGTGGGTAATCCCATCCTGAGCCTGGACAAACGGGATAACCGCCTGGTGAATAACCGCTTCCTGGGCAACGTGGCCATTGATTTTACGCCCATCAAATCCCTGCGCTTTCACACGGCATTCAACGCAGATCTTAACTATGGCAACAACCGCGCGTACTATTACCAATATCTCAACGATAACAATACTTTCTCCCCCGGCGGTGGTACACAGCAGCAGCCAAACAGTTCACTCACGGTGTACAAAGGCAATTCCCTGCGCTGGGTGTGGGATAACAACGTAACGTGGGAAGAGCATTTCGACAAGCATCATATCACGGTGCTGGCCGGTACTGTTACGGAACAATTTACGGCAGACACGCTCTCCGGTTCCCGCATCAATGTGCCGGCATCCAAAGATCAATGGTACCTGAACCTGGGCGACCCGGACCGGCAGTCCACTATTACCAACGGGGGCGATAAATTTACCCGCCAGTCTTTTGTAGGCCGCGTGAGCTATGACTATGCAGGCCGCTACCTGCTTTCTGCATCCCTGCGCGCGGATGGCAGCTCCAAGTTTGCCAGCCGCTGGGGCTACTTCCCCACGGTGGGCGTAGGCTGGGTGCTCACGGAAGAAGATTTCCTGCACGACAGCAAAGTGCTTAACTTCCTGAAACTGCGCGCCAGCTGGGGACAACTGGGGAATGATAATATTGCCAGTAACCTGTATACGGTGATAGGTAGCATTAATGTGCCCTACTTCTTCGATAACAACCTGCAGCTGGGTACCGTGATCCAGGATATCAAAGATGCCAACCTGAAATGGGAGATCACCGACCAGTACGACGTGGGCTTTGAATACGGCTTCCTCAACAACCGCCTGAACGGTGAGCTGGATTACTACAGCAAGAAGACAAGGGATGCCATCACCTTTGTGACCATTCCCGCCATCTTTGGCGACCCGGATAATCAATATGTAACTAACGCTGCCACCTATACGAATAAAGGCTTTGAATTTTCTGCCAACTGGAGCGATAAAATAGGAAAAGACTTTACCTACAGCGTGGGCGGCAACATCACTTTCAATACCAACAAGGTAGTAGGGCTCAACGGCGGACAGGCCCTGCTGGCAGGCGGTGTAGGCCAGCAAGGATACGTAACCCGCACGGATAACGGGCAGCCGGTGGGCAGCTACTACGTGCGAAAAGTGATCGGCATTTTCCAGAACCAACAGGAGATAAACCAGTATGTGAATAAGAACGGAGACCTGTTACAGCCTGGCGCCGCCCCCGGCGATTTTAAGTACGCCGACCTGGATGGCAGTGGTACCATTGACGACAATGATAAATACTACGCAGGCTCTTACCAGCCCAAATGTTATTATGGTTTCAATGTAGGCTTAGGCTACATGGGCTTTGACCTGGGAGCTAATTTTTATGGCAATGCCGGCAATAAGATCTATAACGGCCGCAAAGCCAACCGCGCAGACACGCGCGACAACATTGAATCGGCCTTTGCAAACGACCGCTGGACCACAGCCCACCCGTCAAACAGCAACCCGGCACTGATCACGCAAAGCACACCGGCCTCTGATTATTTTATAGAGAAAGGCAATTTCCTGCGGCTCAATAACCTGACCCTGGGCTATACATTCCCGAAGGAATGGCTGCAACGTGCACACATTAACAACCTGCGCGTGTACCTCACTTCCCAGAACCTCTTTACTATTAAAAAGTATACAGGATTCAGCCCCGAAGTGTTTGGTACCAACCCGCTGGAAGCCGGCGTGGACCTGAATGCGTACCCCACCACCCGCACGTATGCGTTTGGTGTAAACCTTAGCTTTTAA